A part of Ignavibacteriales bacterium genomic DNA contains:
- a CDS encoding TlpA family protein disulfide reductase, with the protein MRVLAAVIFILTISFAAFAQDENQVGKKAPNFKLEDTDGNIFELNKETGNYPVLLSFWATWCKPCIEEMAEYNKIYSELKSKGFKMFAVSTDNEKTVSKVKPFVKSKGYSFPVLLDTNSEVSRKYYAKAIPFTVLIDKNGNIVYTHLGYMRGDEVQVKKKIEELLKN; encoded by the coding sequence ATGCGAGTGCTCGCTGCTGTTATTTTTATCCTGACTATTTCATTCGCTGCTTTTGCTCAAGATGAAAATCAAGTTGGCAAGAAAGCTCCGAACTTCAAGCTTGAAGATACTGATGGAAACATTTTTGAACTGAACAAAGAAACCGGAAATTACCCCGTCCTGTTAAGTTTCTGGGCAACGTGGTGTAAACCGTGCATAGAGGAAATGGCAGAGTACAATAAAATATACTCCGAGTTGAAGTCGAAAGGTTTCAAAATGTTTGCTGTTTCCACCGACAACGAAAAAACTGTTTCGAAGGTAAAGCCCTTTGTTAAATCAAAGGGCTATTCTTTTCCGGTTTTGCTTGATACAAATTCCGAAGTGTCAAGAAAATATTATGCGAAAGCAATTCCATTTACAGTTCTGATTGATAAAAACGGAAACATAGTTTATACTCATCTTGGTTATATGCGCGGTGATGAAGTCCAGGTAAAGAAAAAAATAGAGGAGCTTTTAAAAAATTGA
- a CDS encoding exo-alpha-sialidase: MNRVFSFVFLFSVLFVLNSNLQAQFSDERMWSTQIRPTGEFFDVPQSAIDYVHPNSDPRVFSTPLGTVVIDPNFRVFPSTYTQSETPITRHPTNSNIMYGSSNSVKISPFTISEGLYLTTDGGTTWFGNDKTLSNPTTNHGGDPAPGIDANGRLYMSHLGYTTVGMFVTNSSDMGTTWSNDYTIVSGSQDKNHTVVDNIPTSPYFGRVYVSWSRFTSAAPPIAVSYTTNSGTSWSASANINTPPAGHYSQGVNGAIGPNGEVYMVWQNPITGGNYTGDYMGFGKSTNGGATWTVNNNIYDCNGIRGYLFPTSIRVNDFPWMGVDVTGGAQNGWIYVVHAEKNLAPSGSDADIILHRSTDGGTTWSSGIRVNQDALNNGKVQYCPALVVGGDGSVNVVYYDNRNISTDSATVYLSRSTDGGNTWTDLEVADHHFKPKPIAGLAGGYQGITSV, translated from the coding sequence ATGAATCGTGTATTCTCTTTTGTTTTCCTTTTCTCTGTGCTATTTGTGCTAAATAGCAACTTACAAGCTCAGTTTAGCGATGAACGTATGTGGAGCACTCAAATTCGCCCCACCGGTGAATTTTTTGACGTTCCTCAAAGCGCAATTGATTATGTCCATCCCAATTCAGATCCAAGAGTTTTTTCTACACCTCTTGGTACCGTTGTAATTGATCCTAACTTTCGGGTGTTCCCAAGCACTTACACTCAAAGCGAAACTCCTATTACAAGGCATCCAACAAATTCAAACATTATGTATGGATCCTCTAACTCAGTTAAGATAAGCCCCTTCACAATCAGCGAGGGATTATACTTAACAACAGATGGCGGAACTACCTGGTTTGGAAATGATAAAACTCTATCGAACCCAACAACAAATCACGGCGGCGATCCCGCTCCAGGCATTGATGCAAATGGAAGACTTTATATGTCCCATTTAGGATATACTACTGTCGGTATGTTTGTTACCAATTCTTCCGACATGGGTACAACATGGTCAAATGATTACACAATTGTTTCAGGCTCACAAGATAAAAATCATACGGTAGTTGATAACATTCCAACGAGTCCTTACTTTGGAAGAGTATATGTAAGCTGGTCAAGGTTTACATCGGCTGCCCCACCCATTGCTGTTTCTTACACGACAAACAGCGGAACAAGCTGGAGTGCTTCTGCAAATATCAACACTCCTCCTGCCGGTCATTACTCCCAGGGAGTTAACGGCGCTATCGGACCTAATGGCGAAGTTTATATGGTATGGCAAAACCCAATTACAGGAGGTAACTACACCGGTGATTATATGGGATTTGGAAAATCTACAAACGGCGGCGCCACATGGACAGTAAACAATAATATTTACGATTGTAATGGAATCCGCGGATACTTATTTCCTACAAGTATAAGGGTTAATGATTTCCCGTGGATGGGAGTTGATGTTACTGGCGGTGCTCAGAATGGGTGGATTTATGTGGTTCATGCCGAAAAGAACTTAGCTCCTTCCGGTTCAGATGCTGATATTATTTTACACCGCTCTACCGATGGCGGAACAACATGGTCTTCCGGCATCAGAGTTAATCAGGATGCTCTCAACAATGGTAAGGTTCAATACTGCCCTGCTCTCGTTGTTGGCGGCGATGGAAGTGTTAATGTGGTTTATTATGATAATAGAAATATAAGCACTGACTCTGCAACTGTTTATCTTTCAAGATCAACTGATGGTGGAAACACATGGACGGATTTGGAAGTAGCAGATCATCACTTCAAACCAAAACCGATCGCAGGACTTGCCGGCGGATACCAGGGGATTACATCGGTGTAA
- a CDS encoding DUF1844 domain-containing protein produces the protein MNKPISNEELFLQLVLQNQQMAMISMGKTQNPLTQKLEPNLEFAKITIDMLDMIVEKTKGNLSDYESKLITEVIRDLKLNYVEATKSK, from the coding sequence ATGAACAAACCAATTTCGAACGAAGAACTTTTTCTTCAGCTTGTGCTTCAAAACCAGCAAATGGCAATGATATCTATGGGGAAAACTCAAAATCCACTTACGCAAAAGCTCGAACCTAATTTAGAATTCGCAAAAATTACAATTGACATGCTCGATATGATCGTCGAAAAGACAAAGGGAAACTTATCTGATTATGAATCGAAATTAATTACCGAAGTTATTCGCGATTTGAAATTAAATTATGTTGAGGCAACAAAAAGCAAATAA
- a CDS encoding T9SS type A sorting domain-containing protein, with the protein MGKGTEFAIPAPGDSIEIDLVYIPTAEFIASVDFDSIRVAAFIQSDIDKEVYQSTMTNLVYSNHINAAFQVDEYLGAAPFTVTFNDYSTATDSTSLNSWAWDFDSNGTTDSNEPNPTYIFNDNQSYSVSLTVSDGYNSYTRVMNNFITVLTASSKTLVVNGIDYQTDAYKTEMENFYNNSACYGNHNVDVWDLFGDEGFDFTSNPKVQQVHLFSRNIPTSILNLYDNVIWIGNNYSGDVTFYDPNQVIEYVQSGKNFLLSTRLANSFFNTELKNYCGIDFFSGDLTVANLISLDNNLVDMTAVGTNSLVNFPQLSATSEAVPIFDDNTGTNWTGGFKIKKENEGAFIFIGGRPYRYENAASFANYDYIISNWMAPASIDEEISLDVAVTSLSDTLGSEMIFDMTVVNISSVEQTVFLVRTLNELPSGWQSSLCFGENCFSPALDSIASTIEFGVEPLAPGDTLLTSLHVFPNVTDGTANVQLQIGTFVNPADRITLDFTATASATAVDDKQIKPDHYFLSQNYPNPFNPSTTIYYGLKEAGMVSLKVYNVLGAEVATLVNEYKPAGSFNISFDASTLSSGIYFYKLVTNNFAQVNKMILEK; encoded by the coding sequence ATGGGAAAAGGAACTGAGTTTGCTATACCAGCCCCGGGCGACTCGATTGAGATTGATCTTGTTTACATTCCAACTGCTGAGTTTATTGCTTCAGTTGATTTCGACAGCATACGAGTTGCAGCTTTTATTCAAAGCGATATTGACAAAGAAGTTTATCAATCAACAATGACAAATCTTGTTTATTCAAATCATATCAATGCTGCCTTTCAGGTTGATGAATATTTAGGCGCTGCTCCTTTCACAGTCACTTTTAATGATTACTCAACTGCTACGGATTCTACATCGTTAAACTCGTGGGCATGGGATTTTGATAGCAATGGAACAACCGATTCCAATGAACCTAACCCCACCTATATTTTTAATGATAATCAATCCTATTCTGTTAGTCTAACTGTTAGTGATGGATATAATTCTTACACACGCGTGATGAACAATTTTATTACTGTTCTAACTGCTTCATCAAAAACTTTAGTTGTTAATGGAATTGATTATCAAACCGATGCTTACAAAACCGAAATGGAAAATTTTTATAACAATTCTGCTTGCTATGGAAATCATAATGTTGATGTCTGGGATTTATTCGGCGACGAAGGATTTGACTTTACCTCTAACCCCAAAGTACAACAGGTTCATTTATTCAGCAGAAATATTCCAACATCAATATTAAATTTATACGATAATGTAATTTGGATTGGAAATAATTACAGCGGGGACGTTACATTTTATGATCCGAATCAAGTTATCGAATATGTGCAAAGCGGAAAGAATTTCTTATTGTCAACACGTCTTGCCAATTCATTTTTCAATACGGAGCTAAAAAATTATTGCGGGATTGATTTTTTCAGCGGTGATTTGACAGTAGCAAATTTAATTTCGCTCGACAATAATCTTGTTGATATGACTGCGGTGGGAACAAATTCATTGGTGAATTTTCCTCAACTCTCAGCCACTTCTGAAGCAGTTCCAATTTTTGATGATAATACTGGCACCAATTGGACCGGCGGATTTAAAATTAAAAAAGAAAACGAGGGCGCTTTTATTTTTATCGGCGGTCGTCCATACAGATATGAGAATGCCGCCTCCTTTGCCAATTATGATTACATAATCAGCAACTGGATGGCTCCTGCTTCTATTGATGAAGAAATTTCCCTTGATGTTGCTGTAACTTCATTAAGTGATACATTAGGCTCAGAAATGATTTTTGATATGACAGTTGTAAATATTTCTTCTGTTGAGCAAACTGTCTTTCTCGTAAGAACGTTAAATGAATTACCTTCAGGTTGGCAATCTTCACTTTGCTTCGGTGAAAATTGTTTTTCACCTGCTTTAGACAGCATTGCAAGTACCATTGAATTTGGGGTTGAACCGTTAGCCCCTGGCGATACACTTCTTACCTCTCTTCATGTTTTTCCTAATGTAACTGACGGGACAGCAAATGTCCAACTACAAATTGGTACATTTGTCAATCCCGCTGATAGAATTACTCTTGATTTTACTGCCACAGCTTCAGCCACTGCAGTGGATGACAAGCAAATTAAACCAGATCATTATTTCTTGTCGCAGAATTACCCCAACCCTTTCAATCCGTCAACAACTATTTACTATGGATTAAAAGAAGCCGGGATGGTTTCACTAAAAGTTTATAACGTGCTTGGCGCCGAGGTAGCAACACTTGTTAACGAGTATAAACCTGCCGGTAGTTTTAATATTTCGTTTGATGCTTCTACACTTTCAAGCGGGATTTATTTTTACAAACTTGTAACAAATAATTTTGCCCAGGTTAATAAAATGATACTGGAGAAATAA
- a CDS encoding H-type lectin domain-containing protein → MKKVLFVLAVLAFSTALTFAQAQVQSGMYSINYETPGYTLDKNEGTRSFSLEVNFLKPFDVKPDVVLSVTHMDVDQETALRYKVETSGISRDGFTLKVTTWGNCKIFGISGNWMAHSE, encoded by the coding sequence ATGAAAAAAGTTCTTTTTGTTTTGGCAGTGTTAGCTTTCTCGACAGCTTTAACTTTTGCCCAGGCTCAAGTTCAAAGTGGAATGTACTCGATAAACTATGAAACACCGGGTTACACGTTGGATAAGAATGAAGGCACAAGATCTTTCAGCCTTGAAGTAAACTTCTTAAAACCATTCGATGTAAAACCGGATGTAGTTTTATCAGTTACTCACATGGATGTTGATCAGGAGACCGCACTGAGATATAAAGTTGAAACTTCCGGTATTTCAAGAGACGGCTTTACTCTTAAGGTTACTACCTGGGGTAATTGCAAAATCTTTGGAATAAGCGGCAACTGGATGGCTCACTCAGAATAA
- a CDS encoding PEGA domain-containing protein has product MIRFLKLFSLAVLLLQIIGCNTNPPDVPSIPLVDTGKVIVTSNVDSALIFVDDIFTGNYSPDTLEIFAGEHSIRLEKENYVSKSEIITVIKNETVSINFDLEFVTVNKIVLLEDFANVSCNPCVTSNKIIYSLTHYNNGLKVIAIKYPTNFPSPNDPFYLANTVDCNARMGYYNIFSAPTTVIDGIEKPISTDSNDVKQKISSRMMQAAQFRLTVTDTLIGSSYSVQIKVDLLDNSNIDFNSLVIQTVVIEESIEFANPPGSNGETIFYDVMRAMLPSNQGESIADIEVTDSKGNNPTNYVEFSMAIRKN; this is encoded by the coding sequence TTGATACGATTCTTAAAATTATTCTCACTTGCAGTTCTTCTTTTACAAATTATCGGCTGCAATACAAACCCGCCGGATGTTCCGTCAATTCCATTAGTTGATACAGGAAAAGTAATTGTTACTTCAAACGTTGACAGCGCTTTAATATTTGTTGATGATATTTTTACGGGTAATTATTCTCCCGATACTTTAGAAATTTTCGCTGGCGAACATTCAATCAGGCTTGAAAAAGAAAATTACGTTTCTAAAAGTGAAATAATAACCGTTATTAAAAATGAAACGGTAAGTATTAATTTTGATCTCGAATTTGTTACGGTTAATAAAATTGTTTTGCTTGAAGATTTTGCGAACGTAAGCTGTAATCCATGTGTAACTTCGAATAAAATTATTTATTCACTCACTCATTACAACAACGGGCTTAAAGTAATTGCAATAAAATATCCGACAAATTTTCCTTCTCCGAATGATCCATTCTATCTTGCAAATACAGTTGATTGTAATGCACGAATGGGCTACTACAATATTTTTTCTGCCCCAACCACAGTAATTGATGGAATCGAAAAACCAATCTCGACAGACTCAAACGATGTGAAGCAAAAAATTAGTAGTAGAATGATGCAGGCGGCTCAGTTTCGTTTAACAGTTACAGACACACTAATCGGCAGCAGTTACAGCGTTCAAATTAAAGTTGACCTTCTTGATAATTCTAATATTGATTTTAATAGTCTTGTGATTCAAACAGTCGTGATTGAAGAATCAATTGAATTTGCAAATCCGCCTGGCTCAAACGGTGAAACTATTTTTTATGATGTGATGCGGGCAATGCTTCCTTCAAACCAAGGGGAATCAATTGCAGATATTGAAGTAACTGACAGCAAAGGAAATAACCCGACAAATTATGTTGAGTTCTCAATGGCAATCCGAAAAAATTAA
- a CDS encoding thioredoxin: protein MKLFFAIVVLFTQIVFSQAKSEITKDEKTGKPMLLGEVTREAFEDTNFIWFDNEYSEYRVDTASINGLEEKISKFNFKIILGTWCEDSQMFVPRLIKIFDKLNLPEKNYSLICVDREKEGLTSEVDNLDIQLVPTIIIYSEDVEIGRIVESPQENLEKDIVRLIAKQKF, encoded by the coding sequence ATGAAATTATTTTTCGCAATCGTAGTTCTTTTTACGCAAATAGTTTTTTCTCAAGCGAAAAGTGAAATAACCAAAGATGAGAAAACAGGCAAACCAATGCTGCTTGGAGAAGTAACCCGCGAAGCATTTGAAGACACAAACTTTATTTGGTTTGATAATGAATATTCTGAATATAGAGTTGATACTGCTTCGATTAACGGGCTTGAAGAAAAAATTTCAAAATTTAATTTTAAAATTATTTTAGGAACCTGGTGTGAAGACAGCCAGATGTTTGTGCCGCGGTTGATAAAAATTTTTGATAAGCTCAACCTTCCGGAAAAAAACTATTCTCTAATCTGCGTTGATCGAGAGAAAGAAGGATTGACAAGCGAAGTTGATAACCTCGATATTCAACTAGTGCCAACTATAATAATATATTCCGAAGATGTGGAGATTGGACGAATAGTTGAATCTCCCCAGGAAAATCTCGAAAAGGACATAGTTCGTCTCATAGCTAAACAGAAATTCTGA
- a CDS encoding D-sedoheptulose 7-phosphate isomerase, translating into MDPQKFIIDSLNESSETKLKIKDQLADEILKAVDILVSAYKDGNKLLLCGNGGSAADCQHIATELMIRLSHHIQRPALPAIALTTDTSNLTAGGNDIGFENVFARNVEGLGNRGDVLLAISTSGNSPNVVKAVEMAHSKGMKVFGFLGGNGGKLKSVVDLPLVVPSSNTQRIQEGHITIAHIICELVEDKLFDDKS; encoded by the coding sequence ATGGACCCACAAAAATTTATTATTGATTCATTGAACGAAAGTTCTGAAACAAAGCTTAAAATTAAAGATCAGCTTGCTGATGAAATTTTAAAAGCTGTTGATATACTTGTTTCTGCCTATAAAGACGGCAACAAACTTTTGCTTTGCGGCAATGGTGGCAGCGCTGCAGATTGCCAGCATATAGCTACAGAATTGATGATTAGATTGAGTCATCATATTCAGCGCCCCGCACTTCCCGCAATAGCACTCACAACAGACACATCAAATCTGACTGCAGGCGGAAATGATATTGGATTTGAAAATGTTTTTGCAAGAAATGTAGAAGGACTCGGAAATAGGGGGGATGTTCTTCTGGCAATTTCAACGAGCGGCAACTCGCCAAATGTAGTTAAAGCAGTGGAAATGGCTCATTCCAAAGGAATGAAAGTATTTGGTTTCCTTGGCGGTAACGGAGGCAAATTAAAATCTGTGGTTGATCTTCCTTTAGTGGTTCCGTCGTCAAACACTCAAAGAATACAGGAAGGACACATTACTATCGCTCACATTATTTGCGAGCTTGTTGAAGATAAATTATTTGATGACAAGAGTTAA
- a CDS encoding NAD(+)/NADH kinase — protein MTLGVIANITKENVANVVSTFIEKLQKNKLDYLLSSDLWKFRKHFTIKIPKQNFLTDKKLCELSDIIISIGGDGTMLATAFNAQFFDKPVLGVNLGKLGFLVEANINQMDEIIKEIKSKKYSIEERIVITGNCTGHKIEKLYAINDLVIDKGAWPKMIELTIIVDGEYVTTFSADGLIIATPTGSTGYSISSGGPIVSPKADVITLSPISPHSLTIRPLVLPSNQEIIIRANSLYKEIQINCDGQRVFAFPPPFEIKINKSKTPLKLVHTSLTSYFETLRNKLLWGIDLRRNSLDRKGE, from the coding sequence ATGACTCTTGGAGTAATTGCAAATATCACCAAAGAAAATGTTGCAAATGTAGTTTCAACATTTATTGAAAAGCTTCAAAAAAACAAGCTTGATTATTTATTAAGCTCTGATCTTTGGAAATTCAGAAAACATTTTACAATTAAAATTCCGAAGCAAAATTTTCTTACGGATAAAAAACTTTGTGAACTGAGCGATATAATTATTTCAATCGGCGGCGATGGAACAATGCTTGCAACCGCTTTCAACGCACAGTTTTTTGATAAGCCGGTTCTTGGAGTGAATCTTGGGAAGCTCGGTTTTCTCGTCGAAGCAAACATCAATCAGATGGATGAAATTATTAAAGAAATCAAATCTAAAAAATATTCGATTGAGGAAAGAATAGTCATAACCGGGAATTGCACGGGTCATAAAATAGAAAAACTATACGCAATAAATGATCTGGTAATTGATAAAGGTGCCTGGCCTAAAATGATTGAGCTTACTATAATTGTTGATGGAGAGTATGTAACAACTTTTTCTGCCGACGGATTAATTATTGCAACTCCAACTGGGTCAACTGGTTATTCTATTTCTTCCGGCGGACCAATCGTAAGTCCCAAAGCAGACGTAATTACGCTTTCTCCAATTTCGCCGCATAGCTTAACTATTAGACCATTGGTTTTACCAAGCAATCAGGAAATAATTATTCGGGCGAATTCACTGTATAAAGAAATCCAGATCAATTGTGATGGACAAAGAGTTTTTGCTTTTCCCCCACCATTTGAAATTAAAATTAATAAAAGTAAAACCCCGCTTAAGCTTGTTCACACATCATTAACCAGTTACTTCGAAACACTTCGCAACAAGCTGCTTTGGGGAATTGACCTTCGTAGAAATTCCTTGGATAGAAAAGGAGAGTAA
- a CDS encoding prolyl oligopeptidase family serine peptidase, producing the protein MIRIIERRKIEVNESQQKMIISGWGKDALEKSDVEKITYLSDGLKVKGYIAYPKDDSKKYPCIIWCRGGFGNKGAIDKFTARGMFGHIASLGYCVFTSQYRGNDGGEGHDDFGGDDLNDVLNLIPLAGEIPQANRKVWGIEGWSRGGMMTYLTLTLSDIFKAAIIVGGISDLNGDSNSFMNRLYENKTSELDRKELREKCEIRSVINFPEKLSASTNLLLIHGTADETVSPQNSLDLSSKLLQLKRNFRLVMLESGDHFLKSYRKEVDEMRKHWFGKYLK; encoded by the coding sequence TTGATCCGAATAATTGAGCGACGAAAAATAGAAGTAAACGAATCTCAACAAAAGATGATAATCAGCGGTTGGGGAAAAGACGCGCTTGAAAAGTCTGATGTTGAAAAAATAACTTATCTATCAGATGGACTAAAAGTAAAAGGATATATTGCATATCCCAAAGACGATTCAAAAAAATATCCGTGCATTATCTGGTGCAGAGGCGGGTTTGGAAATAAAGGAGCGATTGATAAATTTACTGCACGCGGAATGTTTGGTCATATTGCAAGTTTGGGCTATTGTGTTTTTACAAGTCAATATCGCGGAAATGATGGAGGTGAAGGGCACGACGACTTTGGCGGCGATGATTTAAATGATGTTCTAAATCTTATTCCTCTTGCTGGTGAAATTCCACAAGCAAATAGAAAAGTATGGGGAATAGAAGGTTGGAGCCGCGGTGGAATGATGACCTATCTTACTTTAACCCTCTCAGATATTTTTAAAGCTGCAATTATCGTAGGGGGAATTTCAGATCTTAATGGCGACTCCAACAGTTTTATGAACAGGCTTTATGAAAATAAAACTTCTGAGCTTGACCGAAAAGAATTGAGGGAAAAATGTGAGATAAGATCAGTTATAAATTTTCCGGAAAAACTTTCTGCTTCTACTAATTTACTTTTAATACACGGCACAGCAGATGAAACAGTCTCACCGCAGAACTCACTTGATCTTTCATCAAAGCTGCTTCAACTAAAAAGAAATTTTCGATTGGTTATGTTGGAAAGTGGGGATCATTTCTTAAAATCCTACCGCAAAGAAGTTGATGAAATGAGAAAGCACTGGTTTGGGAAATATTTGAAATGA
- a CDS encoding DUF192 domain-containing protein produces MSTQKIVGGILLIAAAGFFIYNNFFKEDKPKMDYYNFTKEGELSFSDSLGTSKTKIDLEVADNEYERELGLMKRIEMKENQGMLFIFPDEQILSFWMRNTLISLDMMFINAAKEIVTIHRNTTKLSDQTYPSSKPAMYVVEVVAGFTERHNIRVGDRIDWKRN; encoded by the coding sequence ATGTCAACACAAAAAATTGTTGGAGGGATTCTTTTAATTGCTGCTGCGGGATTTTTTATCTATAACAATTTTTTTAAAGAAGATAAACCCAAAATGGATTATTATAATTTTACTAAAGAAGGTGAGCTTAGTTTTAGTGATTCACTCGGAACATCAAAAACTAAAATTGATCTCGAGGTTGCCGATAACGAATATGAAAGAGAATTGGGATTGATGAAGCGAATTGAGATGAAAGAAAATCAGGGAATGCTTTTCATTTTTCCGGATGAACAAATTCTCTCTTTCTGGATGAGAAATACTTTGATATCACTGGATATGATGTTTATTAATGCAGCAAAAGAAATCGTGACGATTCATAGAAACACAACTAAGCTTTCCGACCAAACTTATCCCTCCTCCAAGCCGGCGATGTATGTGGTTGAAGTTGTCGCGGGATTTACAGAAAGGCACAACATTCGGGTTGGGGATAGAATTGATTGGAAGCGAAATTAA